Proteins from a single region of Nitrospira sp.:
- a CDS encoding response regulator transcription factor: MNNAILPSLTIAIVSGHHLARLGLQRIFESRATRRIIIQQYQRITPDLSLPELRPDVFILDMETERDTMGAIRWIRTSSPTSKILLLSGFEEKNRMHEAFECGVDGVMLKIQPPEVVLAMIDSLSPSPCHHTHLVQDVMKGTDLKRTFISNPPIERRYASWPDGLTEREHEIIKLLRQGLSNKDIAHALSISDSTVRHHLTNIFDKVGVPNRQKLLVHAQTVRSFSD; the protein is encoded by the coding sequence ATGAACAACGCCATTCTTCCATCGCTAACGATAGCGATTGTTAGCGGTCATCACCTAGCGAGGTTGGGATTGCAGAGAATTTTTGAGAGTAGAGCGACTCGCCGCATCATCATTCAGCAGTACCAGCGTATCACTCCTGACCTCTCCCTTCCAGAGCTCCGCCCAGACGTCTTTATCCTCGATATGGAGACCGAGCGAGACACTATGGGAGCGATCAGATGGATTCGCACATCCTCTCCGACGAGCAAAATCCTGCTACTGAGCGGATTTGAAGAAAAAAACCGTATGCACGAAGCCTTTGAATGCGGTGTGGACGGAGTAATGCTGAAGATACAACCGCCAGAGGTTGTGTTGGCTATGATTGATTCGCTCTCCCCTTCCCCTTGTCACCACACCCACCTCGTGCAGGATGTAATGAAAGGCACAGACCTTAAACGGACTTTCATTTCGAATCCCCCTATAGAAAGACGATACGCGTCCTGGCCCGATGGCCTAACAGAGCGAGAACACGAGATTATTAAGTTGCTCCGTCAAGGCCTATCAAATAAAGACATTGCTCACGCCCTTTCTATTTCTGATAGTACGGTACGACACCATTTGACCAATATTTTCGACAAAGTCGGTGTGCCAAATCGACAGAAACTCCTCGTCCATGCACAAACGGTTCGCTCCTTCTCTGACTAA